A DNA window from Molothrus ater isolate BHLD 08-10-18 breed brown headed cowbird chromosome 2, BPBGC_Mater_1.1, whole genome shotgun sequence contains the following coding sequences:
- the LCP1 gene encoding plastin-2 isoform X1, translating into MASTGHFSEEEMAELREAFSKVDISGNGFIDTNDLTEVLKAANLPLPGYKARELIQSLTTTGNGRISFDEFISIFRDLKSDDVAKSFRKQINKKEGICAIGGTSEQSSAGTQHSYSEEEKYAFVNWINKALEKDPDCKHVVPMNPETDDLFQAVGDGIVLCKMINFSVPDTIDERTINKKKLTPFTIQENLNLALNSASAIGCHVVNIGAEDLKEGKPYLVLGLLWQVIKIGLFADIEISRNEALIALLREGESLEDLMKLSPEDLLLRWANYHLENAGCNKVNNFSSDIKQPDFYSIIKDSRAYYHLLNQVAPKGDEEGIPAITIDMSGLREKDDVQRAECMLQQAERLGCRQFVTATDVVRGNPKLNLAFIANLFNKYPALHKPENQDIDIEGETREERTFRNWMNSLGVNPRVNHLYSDLSDALVIFQLYEKIKVPVDWNRANKPPYPKLGGNMKKLENCNYAVELGKNQAKFSLVGIAGQDLNEGNRTLTLALIWQLMRRYTLNILEDIGGGEKVNDEIIVSWVNETLTAAGKDSTISSFKDSKISTSMPVLDLIDAIQPGSIKYDLLKTEDLNDEEKLNNAKYAISMARKIGARVYALPEDLVEVKPKMVMTVFACLMGKGMKKV; encoded by the exons ATGGCATCAACAGGGCACTTCTCCGAGGAGGAGATGGCAGAGCTGCGGGAGGCCTTCAGCAAAGTTG ATATCAGCGGGAATGGCTTCATTGATACCAATGATTTAACAGAGGTGTTGAAGGCTGCCAATCTCCCTCTCCCAGGATACAAAGCCAGAGAGCTCATTCAGAGTCTGACAACCACGGGGAATGGCAGGATCAGTTTTGATGAATTTATTTCA ATTTTCCGAGACTTGAAGAGTGATGATGTTGCCAAGTCATTCCGGAAGCAGATCAACAAGAAGGAGGGGATCTGTGCCATCGGCGGCACGTCGGAGCAGTCCAGCGCTGGCACGCAGCACTCCTACTCAG aggaagaaaaatatgccTTTGTCAACTGGATTAACAAAGCCCTTGAGAAGGACCCTGACTGCAAGCACGTGGTGCCAATGAATCCAGAGACAGATGACCTCTTCCAGGCAGTCGGTGATGGCATAGTGCTTTG taaGATGATCAACTTTTCAGTGCCAGATACCATTGATGAGAGAACAATCAACAAAAAGAAACTCACACCCTTCACAATACAG GAAAATCTGAACCTGGCCCTGAACTCTGCTTCAGCCATTGGGTGCCATGTTGTTAACATTGGAGCTGAAGACTTAAAAGAAGGGAAACCTTACCTGGTTCTGGGTCTTTTATGGCAAGTCATCAAAATTGGACTCTTTGCTGACATAGAGATCAGCAGGAATGAAG cCTTGATTGCTCTtctgagggaaggagagagccTGGAGGATCTGATGAAATTGTCCCCGGAGGACCTGCTGTTGAGATGGGCAAACTATCACCTGGAAAATGCAGGATGCAACAAAGTCAACAACTTCAGCTCAGACATCAAG CAGCCTGACTTCTACAGCATTATAAAG GACTCAAGAGCTTATTACCATTTGCTGAACCAAGTTGCCCCCAAGGGAGATGAAGAAGGCATTCCAGCTATTACTATTGACATGTCAGGATTAAGG gagaagGATGACGTGCAGCGAGCCGAGTGCATGCTGCAGCAGGCCGAGCGCCTCGGCTGCCGCCAGTTCGTCACCGCCACCGACGTCGTCCGCGGCAACCCCAAGCTCAACCTGGCCTTCATCGCCAACCTGTTCAATAAATACCCTGCCCTGCATAAGCCAGAGAACCAGGACATCGACATTGAAG GTGAGACAAGGGAAGAAAGGACATTTAGGAACTGGATGAACTCCCTCGGTGTTAATCCACGTGTAAATCACTTGTACAG tgACCTGTCAGATGCCTTGGTTATCTTCCAACTCTATGAAAAGATCAAAGTGCCAGTAGACTGGAACAGGGCGAACAAACCACCATATCCTAAACTGGGTGGCAACATGAAGAAG CTTGAAAACTGCAACTATGCAGTGGAACTGGGAAAGAATCAAGCCAAATTTTCCCTTGTCGGCATTGCTGGGCAAGATCTGAACGAAGGAAACCGTACGCTCACGCTGGCCTTAATCTGGCAGCTGATGAGAAG GTACACCCTGAATATCCTTGAAGACATTGGTGGTGGAGAGAAGGTCAATGATGAAATCATTGTCAGCTGGGTCAACGAAACACtcactgcagctgggaaggaTTCAACCATCTCCAGTTTCAAg GATAGCAAAATCAGCACCAGCATGCCAGTCCTGGATCTCATTGATGCCATTCAACCAGGGTCAATCAAGTATGACCTCTTGAAAACAGAGGACCTGAATGATGAGGAGAAACTAAATAATGCTAA ATATGCCATCTCTATGGCAAGAAAAATCGGAGCAAGAGTCTATGCCCTTCCAGAAGACCTGGTTGAAGTAAAACCCAAAATGGTCATGACAGTGTTTGCTTGCCTTATGGGAAAAGGAATGAAGAAAGTTTAA
- the LCP1 gene encoding plastin-2 isoform X3, whose translation MASTGHFSEEEMAELREAFSKVDISGNGFIDTNDLTEVLKAANLPLPGYKARELIQSLTTTGNGRISFDEFISIFRDLKSDDVAKSFRKQINKKEGICAIGGTSEQSSAGTQHSYSEEEKYAFVNWINKALEKDPDCKHVVPMNPETDDLFQAVGDGIVLCKMINFSVPDTIDERTINKKKLTPFTIQENLNLALNSASAIGCHVVNIGAEDLKEGKPYLVLGLLWQVIKIGLFADIEISRNEALIALLREGESLEDLMKLSPEDLLLRWANYHLENAGCNKVNNFSSDIKDSRAYYHLLNQVAPKGDEEGIPAITIDMSGLREKDDVQRAECMLQQAERLGCRQFVTATDVVRGNPKLNLAFIANLFNKYPALHKPENQDIDIEGETREERTFRNWMNSLGVNPRVNHLYSDLSDALVIFQLYEKIKVPVDWNRANKPPYPKLGGNMKKLENCNYAVELGKNQAKFSLVGIAGQDLNEGNRTLTLALIWQLMRRYTLNILEDIGGGEKVNDEIIVSWVNETLTAAGKDSTISSFKDSKISTSMPVLDLIDAIQPGSIKYDLLKTEDLNDEEKLNNAKYAISMARKIGARVYALPEDLVEVKPKMVMTVFACLMGKGMKKV comes from the exons ATGGCATCAACAGGGCACTTCTCCGAGGAGGAGATGGCAGAGCTGCGGGAGGCCTTCAGCAAAGTTG ATATCAGCGGGAATGGCTTCATTGATACCAATGATTTAACAGAGGTGTTGAAGGCTGCCAATCTCCCTCTCCCAGGATACAAAGCCAGAGAGCTCATTCAGAGTCTGACAACCACGGGGAATGGCAGGATCAGTTTTGATGAATTTATTTCA ATTTTCCGAGACTTGAAGAGTGATGATGTTGCCAAGTCATTCCGGAAGCAGATCAACAAGAAGGAGGGGATCTGTGCCATCGGCGGCACGTCGGAGCAGTCCAGCGCTGGCACGCAGCACTCCTACTCAG aggaagaaaaatatgccTTTGTCAACTGGATTAACAAAGCCCTTGAGAAGGACCCTGACTGCAAGCACGTGGTGCCAATGAATCCAGAGACAGATGACCTCTTCCAGGCAGTCGGTGATGGCATAGTGCTTTG taaGATGATCAACTTTTCAGTGCCAGATACCATTGATGAGAGAACAATCAACAAAAAGAAACTCACACCCTTCACAATACAG GAAAATCTGAACCTGGCCCTGAACTCTGCTTCAGCCATTGGGTGCCATGTTGTTAACATTGGAGCTGAAGACTTAAAAGAAGGGAAACCTTACCTGGTTCTGGGTCTTTTATGGCAAGTCATCAAAATTGGACTCTTTGCTGACATAGAGATCAGCAGGAATGAAG cCTTGATTGCTCTtctgagggaaggagagagccTGGAGGATCTGATGAAATTGTCCCCGGAGGACCTGCTGTTGAGATGGGCAAACTATCACCTGGAAAATGCAGGATGCAACAAAGTCAACAACTTCAGCTCAGACATCAAG GACTCAAGAGCTTATTACCATTTGCTGAACCAAGTTGCCCCCAAGGGAGATGAAGAAGGCATTCCAGCTATTACTATTGACATGTCAGGATTAAGG gagaagGATGACGTGCAGCGAGCCGAGTGCATGCTGCAGCAGGCCGAGCGCCTCGGCTGCCGCCAGTTCGTCACCGCCACCGACGTCGTCCGCGGCAACCCCAAGCTCAACCTGGCCTTCATCGCCAACCTGTTCAATAAATACCCTGCCCTGCATAAGCCAGAGAACCAGGACATCGACATTGAAG GTGAGACAAGGGAAGAAAGGACATTTAGGAACTGGATGAACTCCCTCGGTGTTAATCCACGTGTAAATCACTTGTACAG tgACCTGTCAGATGCCTTGGTTATCTTCCAACTCTATGAAAAGATCAAAGTGCCAGTAGACTGGAACAGGGCGAACAAACCACCATATCCTAAACTGGGTGGCAACATGAAGAAG CTTGAAAACTGCAACTATGCAGTGGAACTGGGAAAGAATCAAGCCAAATTTTCCCTTGTCGGCATTGCTGGGCAAGATCTGAACGAAGGAAACCGTACGCTCACGCTGGCCTTAATCTGGCAGCTGATGAGAAG GTACACCCTGAATATCCTTGAAGACATTGGTGGTGGAGAGAAGGTCAATGATGAAATCATTGTCAGCTGGGTCAACGAAACACtcactgcagctgggaaggaTTCAACCATCTCCAGTTTCAAg GATAGCAAAATCAGCACCAGCATGCCAGTCCTGGATCTCATTGATGCCATTCAACCAGGGTCAATCAAGTATGACCTCTTGAAAACAGAGGACCTGAATGATGAGGAGAAACTAAATAATGCTAA ATATGCCATCTCTATGGCAAGAAAAATCGGAGCAAGAGTCTATGCCCTTCCAGAAGACCTGGTTGAAGTAAAACCCAAAATGGTCATGACAGTGTTTGCTTGCCTTATGGGAAAAGGAATGAAGAAAGTTTAA
- the LCP1 gene encoding plastin-2 isoform X2 — translation MASTGHFSEEEMAELREAFSKVDISGNGFIDTNDLTEVLKAANLPLPGYKARELIQSLTTTGNGRISFDEFISIFRDLKSDDVAKSFRKQINKKEGICAIGGTSEQSSAGTQHSYSEEEKYAFVNWINKALEKDPDCKHVVPMNPETDDLFQAVGDGIVLCKMINFSVPDTIDERTINKKKLTPFTIQENLNLALNSASAIGCHVVNIGAEDLKEGKPYLVLGLLWQVIKIGLFADIEISRNEALIALLREGESLEDLMKLSPEDLLLRWANYHLENAGCNKVNNFSSDIKPDFYSIIKDSRAYYHLLNQVAPKGDEEGIPAITIDMSGLREKDDVQRAECMLQQAERLGCRQFVTATDVVRGNPKLNLAFIANLFNKYPALHKPENQDIDIEGETREERTFRNWMNSLGVNPRVNHLYSDLSDALVIFQLYEKIKVPVDWNRANKPPYPKLGGNMKKLENCNYAVELGKNQAKFSLVGIAGQDLNEGNRTLTLALIWQLMRRYTLNILEDIGGGEKVNDEIIVSWVNETLTAAGKDSTISSFKDSKISTSMPVLDLIDAIQPGSIKYDLLKTEDLNDEEKLNNAKYAISMARKIGARVYALPEDLVEVKPKMVMTVFACLMGKGMKKV, via the exons ATGGCATCAACAGGGCACTTCTCCGAGGAGGAGATGGCAGAGCTGCGGGAGGCCTTCAGCAAAGTTG ATATCAGCGGGAATGGCTTCATTGATACCAATGATTTAACAGAGGTGTTGAAGGCTGCCAATCTCCCTCTCCCAGGATACAAAGCCAGAGAGCTCATTCAGAGTCTGACAACCACGGGGAATGGCAGGATCAGTTTTGATGAATTTATTTCA ATTTTCCGAGACTTGAAGAGTGATGATGTTGCCAAGTCATTCCGGAAGCAGATCAACAAGAAGGAGGGGATCTGTGCCATCGGCGGCACGTCGGAGCAGTCCAGCGCTGGCACGCAGCACTCCTACTCAG aggaagaaaaatatgccTTTGTCAACTGGATTAACAAAGCCCTTGAGAAGGACCCTGACTGCAAGCACGTGGTGCCAATGAATCCAGAGACAGATGACCTCTTCCAGGCAGTCGGTGATGGCATAGTGCTTTG taaGATGATCAACTTTTCAGTGCCAGATACCATTGATGAGAGAACAATCAACAAAAAGAAACTCACACCCTTCACAATACAG GAAAATCTGAACCTGGCCCTGAACTCTGCTTCAGCCATTGGGTGCCATGTTGTTAACATTGGAGCTGAAGACTTAAAAGAAGGGAAACCTTACCTGGTTCTGGGTCTTTTATGGCAAGTCATCAAAATTGGACTCTTTGCTGACATAGAGATCAGCAGGAATGAAG cCTTGATTGCTCTtctgagggaaggagagagccTGGAGGATCTGATGAAATTGTCCCCGGAGGACCTGCTGTTGAGATGGGCAAACTATCACCTGGAAAATGCAGGATGCAACAAAGTCAACAACTTCAGCTCAGACATCAAG CCTGACTTCTACAGCATTATAAAG GACTCAAGAGCTTATTACCATTTGCTGAACCAAGTTGCCCCCAAGGGAGATGAAGAAGGCATTCCAGCTATTACTATTGACATGTCAGGATTAAGG gagaagGATGACGTGCAGCGAGCCGAGTGCATGCTGCAGCAGGCCGAGCGCCTCGGCTGCCGCCAGTTCGTCACCGCCACCGACGTCGTCCGCGGCAACCCCAAGCTCAACCTGGCCTTCATCGCCAACCTGTTCAATAAATACCCTGCCCTGCATAAGCCAGAGAACCAGGACATCGACATTGAAG GTGAGACAAGGGAAGAAAGGACATTTAGGAACTGGATGAACTCCCTCGGTGTTAATCCACGTGTAAATCACTTGTACAG tgACCTGTCAGATGCCTTGGTTATCTTCCAACTCTATGAAAAGATCAAAGTGCCAGTAGACTGGAACAGGGCGAACAAACCACCATATCCTAAACTGGGTGGCAACATGAAGAAG CTTGAAAACTGCAACTATGCAGTGGAACTGGGAAAGAATCAAGCCAAATTTTCCCTTGTCGGCATTGCTGGGCAAGATCTGAACGAAGGAAACCGTACGCTCACGCTGGCCTTAATCTGGCAGCTGATGAGAAG GTACACCCTGAATATCCTTGAAGACATTGGTGGTGGAGAGAAGGTCAATGATGAAATCATTGTCAGCTGGGTCAACGAAACACtcactgcagctgggaaggaTTCAACCATCTCCAGTTTCAAg GATAGCAAAATCAGCACCAGCATGCCAGTCCTGGATCTCATTGATGCCATTCAACCAGGGTCAATCAAGTATGACCTCTTGAAAACAGAGGACCTGAATGATGAGGAGAAACTAAATAATGCTAA ATATGCCATCTCTATGGCAAGAAAAATCGGAGCAAGAGTCTATGCCCTTCCAGAAGACCTGGTTGAAGTAAAACCCAAAATGGTCATGACAGTGTTTGCTTGCCTTATGGGAAAAGGAATGAAGAAAGTTTAA